DNA sequence from the Devosia lacusdianchii genome:
CCGCGAATTCCCCGATGCCGTGCCCTACGGCGTCTGCGGCCAGATCATCCCGTGGAATTTCCCGCTGCTGATGCTGGCCTGGAAGATCGCCCCGGCTCTGGCCGCCGGCAATACGGTAATCCTCAAGCCGGCCGAGTTCACCTCGCTGACGGCTTTGCTGTTCGCTGAAATCTGCCAGCGCATCGGCCTGCCCAAGGGCGTGGTCAACATCGTCACCGGCGAAGGCGATACTGGCTCCGCCATCGTCAACCACCCCGATATCAACAAGATCGCCTTCACCGGCTCGACCGAAGTCGGCAAGATCATCCGCGCGGCTACTGCGGGCTCGGGCAAGGGGCTGTCGCTCGAACTGGGCGGCAAGTCGCCCTACATCGTCTTCGAGGACGCCGATATCGACAGCGCCATCGAGGGCCTGGTCGACGCCATCTGGTTCAACCAGGGCCAGGTCTGCTGCGCCGGCTCGCGCCTCCTGGTGCAGGAGAGCGTAGAGGAGCGCTTTATCGCCAAGCTCAAGACCCGCATGGCGTCGCTCCGCGTCGGCGATCCGCTCGACAAATCCGTCGATATCGGCGCGCTGGTCGCCCCGGTGCAGGTCGAGCGCATCCGCGACCTGATGAAGCGCGGCACCAAGGAAGGCGCCATCATTTATGAGCCCGATGGCGACCTTCCGGGCGGCGGCTGCTTCCTCAAGCCTGCGCTTGTCACCAATGTCTCCCCCGCCAACACACTGGTGGCCGAGGAAATCTTCGGACCGGTGCTGGTCGCCATGAGCTTCCGCACGCCCGAGGAAGCGGTGGCGCTGGCCAACAACACCAAATACGGCCTCGCCGCGACGATCTGGAGCGAGAACATCAATCTGGCCCTCGATATCGCCCCCAAAATCAAGGCCGGCGTGGTCTGGATCAACGGTACCAACAATTTCGACGCCGCCGTCGGCTTCGGCGGCTACAAGGAATCCGGCTTCGGCCGCGAGGGTGGTCGCGAAGGCATGGCGGCTTACCTCAAGCCCGCCTGGGAGAAGGACCTCAAGCCGGCTCCCGCCCCCAAACTGCCCTCGGCCAAGGCCGCCAATCCGCTCGATGCCGGCCAGCTCGACCAGACCGCCAAGATGTATATCGGCGGCAAGCAGGCCCGCCCCGATAGCGGCTATTCCCGCGCCGTGCTCGGCGCTGGCGGCAAGCCGATCGGCGAAGTCGGCGAGGGCAATCGCAAGGATATCCGCAACGCCGTCGAGGCTGCGCGAGCCGCGCTTGGTTGGTCGACCACATCGGCGCATACGCGCGCCCAGATTCTCTACTTCCTCGCCGAGAACCTCGACTATCGCCGCGATGAATTCGCCGCCCGCCTTAAGGCACAGACCGGCGAGGATGGTGCCGCTGAAGTAGCGCTCTCGGTCGAACGCCTCTTCGCCTTTGCCGGCTGGGCCGACAAATACGATGGTGCCGTGCACAATCCGCCGCTCCGTGCTGTCGCCGCCGCCATGATCGAACCGCTTGGCGTCATGGGCATCGTCGCGCCGTCCGCCCGGCCCTTGCTGGGCTCGATCGCACTACTGGCTCCGGCTCTGGCGATGGGCAATACGGTGGTGCTGGTCCCATCGAGCCAGTCGCCACTCTCCATCACCGATCTCTATCAGGTCATGGAAACCTCGGACGTGCCATCGGGCGTCGTCAATATCGTCACCGGCGACAGCGTCACCCTCGCCAAGACCCTGGCCGAGCATGACGGCGTCGATGCGCTCTGGTTCGCCGGCAGCGCCGAAGCCTCCACCATGGTGGAAAAGGCCTCGATCACCAACGTCAAGCAGACCTGGACCACACGCGGGCTGAACTACGACCTGGCCGACCGCCGCTTCGAGGGTGACTACTTCCTCGCCAAGGCCACACAGGTCAAGAACGTCTGGATCCCCTACGGGGCCTAGCTGCGGGCCCCTAAGATCCGGAGCCCAGGGCGAACTACCCCGCGCGATCGCATCCCCGATCGTCATTGCCCGGCTCGTCCGGGCAATCCACCCCTCCATACGCGCTGAAGCATCGATCACCCGGACAAGCCGGGTGATGACGATGGGGTGAAGCCTGTTTCGGCGCGGCGAATGACGGGCGCCGGGCCTAGGCAGCCAGCACCGGGCTATCTTCCTGCCGCGGCAGGAAGATAGCTTCGAGCAGGGCCAGCAGGATGATCCCACCGATCATGGTGCTCGACGTCATGACGACGCGCTGCAGCACCACTTCGAGCGCGTCGCGCCCGCCCTGCGTGGCCGACAGCACCATGACCAGCGCTGTCGAGCAGATGTATTGATAGAGCAGCGGCCGCCGTGCGCCAGTGGTCATCTTGTCGATCAGCCAATAGGTCACGCTGGCCAGCAGCAACACCATGACCAGCATCTGCGGCACGAGGCTATAGATGGCCAGAACCGCCGCCGCGATGAAGGCGCCAACCAGCGTCCCGCCGCCACGATCCACCACCTGGTTCATGCGCGAGCCGTGGTCTGGCTCGGCAACCACGAACAGCAGCATGATCGGGATGATCATCATGTTCATGTCGCCCGAGGCGTAAACGAACATCAGCACCGGAACATAGACGGCGACGCGGATCAGCAGCGCCGTCATCGGCCGATCGGTTGCAAGCGGCGTGACCATTTCGATATGCACACGGCTGGTCTGAGGCGGGAACAGGATGTTGAGCGCCACGACCGAAATGCCCAGCGCCAGGCCGCCCATCACCATGCTGTCGCGGATCGCCACCAGGGCATAGTCGCTGTAGAGGGCCGACATCGCCATCATCAGCGGGAATATGGTCAGCATCATTCCCACGCGCGAACCGCGAAACAGCATCAGCGCCAGCCCGGCTATGGCCAGCCCGACATTGACGACCACGAAGATCAGCGGCTCGTTGACCGTTAACGCTGCGATCCAGCTCGTCACGATCGCCAGGACGGGCAGAATGACCGGCGTGGCGAAGGTGCGCACCGAGAGCGCGCCACGCTGGTTCGACATGATGCTCATCGCCATCACCATGGGCAGCATGGGCTGGGTAATGCCCAGCGGCTCGCCCAATAGCAGGCAGATCGCGACGGCCAACGCTGTGCGCAGCGCCAGATAGGGATCCTCGTCGGGGTCGACGCGCGATAGCTCTTCCATTTGCCTATGCCCTAGTTGAAACCGGCCAGGATGCCGCCAATGCCGAGCATGGTCTGGGCAATTGCGGGGATGATCCCGTCTTCGGGGATAACCAGCACGCCGGCTTCCGAGCCGAGTCGAACATTGGCGGGCAGGCTCTCGAAGTCATCGAGGACCACGCGCACCGGGATCTTGCGGGCCGGTGGGAACCAGCGCGTGTCCGTGGTCGGCTGCGACAGGCCGTTGGCGCTGACGCGGCCGCTGCTGATGCCCCAGGCAATGCTCTCCACCGTCGCCGGAAATTGCCGACCCGGTGCCGCCTCGAAGGTCACGATGGCCTTGTCGCCTGGCTCGACATTGATCAACTGGTTCTCGCGGAAATCGGCAATCACCATCTGCGAGGCCGGGTTGATGAAGGTCATGGCGGCGGTGCCCGCACCGACGAACTGGCCCTCGGTCAGCGACAGGTTGGACACATAGCCATCGGTCGGCGCGACGATGGTCGTGCTGGCCAGCGCAAACTCGGCCTTGGCTACGGCCGCCCGCGCAGCGCGGACATTGGGATTGTCCTCGCCCTCAGCGCCAGCCGCCATGCGCAGCCGATCGACTTCGGCGCTAGCCGCTCGCACATTGAGCGCCGATGACTGCTGATTGGATTCGGCGAGGCTGAGTTTTGCCGGAGGGACCAGACCCTTGTCGAACAATTGCTGAGCACGGTCCAGATCGTCATTGGCGGTGTTGAGCGCGATCTGTGCCTGCTGCAGCTTGGCCTCGGCAGCCGGAATAGCGGCAAAGCTCGATCCGGCAGAGTTCAGTACCTGCGCCAATTGCGCCTGGGCCTGCTCTACATCCATCTCATAGGTGGTTGGATCGATCTGGAACAGCGTATCCCCCGCCTTCACCGCGGCATTGTCCGAGATGGAAACCTTCGCCACCTGACCGGGTACGCGGGCTGAAATCTGCGTCACATCGGCGATGATGGACGCGCCGCCGGAATAGGGCGCGTGGTGGTCCGACAGTGGGTACCAGGCGATGGCGGCGCCGAGGCCCACCAGCATCAGCAAGGCAATCCTGCCGGCCCGCCGGCGGCTGGGATTTGGCTTTGCCGCATCGGCGACCGGTTCAGTTGCGGCCGTGGGTTCAAGCAAGGCCGGTTCTGGCGCCGGCGCCTGCGGTGCAGCCTCGACGCGCTCAAGCACGGCCACATTGCTCTCAAGTGCGGTTGCGGCGCTGTCCAGTACGGTCATGTTGCTCTCGAGCGCGCTCGCGTTGCTCTGGGCCGTCGTCCCGTCTTTCGCGGCTATCATTGCCTTGACCTGTGCCATATCTAAATTCCTCTGCTCTTCTTGCAGGGTGATTTATGCCCTTCCATTTCACTTTGCAACATAGTATCTTTGTTGAATAGCTAAATTGCGCGTGAGGAATATGACGCAGGATATGACCCCAGGGCTCGACGAACTGATCCGTGATCTCTCGTCCGAAGTCGGCCAACTCTATCGCTGGGTTGCCGAACAGGCCGGCCTCAACCAGACTGACCTGTTCGCACTCTATTTCATCCGCAGTGCTGAAGGGTCGGCCACGCCCAAGCGCCTGGGCGAGCATTTGGGCCTGACCAGCGGTGCAACCGCCATCCTGCTCAACCGGCTGGAAGCGCGCGAATTGATCCGGCGCACCCCCCATCCGACCGATCGGCGCGGCGTGCTGCTTTCGCTCGGGCCGGCGGCGGCCAAGCACGAATTTCTCAGCTTGCGGCAACGGCTGATCGGGCTCAACGCCGATATCATTGCCGAGCTATCACCTGACGAGGCCGCCATCGTGCGGCGCTTCATCAGCCGCATGCTGTCCAATACCAGGGATTCCCTGCGCCAATTCCGCGTTAACGGCTTCGTCGCGGCTGCCGAGGATGAGGATGCAAAGCAATGAATACGAACCGTTTTCTGCCGTAGCGAAGTGTCGTAGTGTCCCGCTATGACCATGCTCCCCCAGGAAATCATCGCCCGCAAACGCGATGGCCTGCCGCTTTCGTCGGCTGACATTTCAAGCTTCATTTCCGGTTTCGCCGAGGGCACCGTTTCCCCGGTCCAGGCCGCCGCCTTTGCCATGGCGGTGTACTTCCGCGATATGACCATGCCCGAGCGTGTGGCGCTGACTGTGGCCATGCGCGATAGCGGCACCGTGCTCGACTGGTCCGACCTCGATGGCCCGGTGGCCGACAAGCACTCAACCGGCGGCGTCGGCGACAATGTCAGCCTGATGCTGGCCCCGATCCTCGCCGCGGTGGGCATCTACGTGCCGATGATTTCAGGTCGCGGGCTTGGCCATACCGGCGGCACGCTCGACAAGTTCGATGCCATTCCCGGCTACACGACGAGCCCCGACAACGCTTTGTTTCGCAAGGTGGTGAAGGAGGCCGGCTGCGCCATTATCGGCCAGACCGCTGACCTCGCCCCCGCCGACAAGACGCTCTATGCCATCCGCGACGTCACCGCGACGGTGGAGTCCATCCCGCTGATCACGGCATCGATCCTGTCCAAGAAACTTGCGGCAGGGCTCGGCGCACTTATCCTTGACGTCAAGACCGGCTCGGGCGCCTTCATGCCGACGCTGGAAAAGTCGCGCGATCTGGCCCGAAGCCTGGTTGACGTTGCCAACGGCGCGGGCCTGCCGACCAGCGCCCTCATCACAGACATGAACGAGCCGCTTGCCAGTGCCGCCGGCAATGGGCTCGAGGTGCGTAACGCCGTCGATTTCCTCACCGGCAAGCACCAGGATGCCCGCCTGAGAGAGGTGACGCTCGCCCTCTGTGCCGAGATTGCCGCCATGACTGGCATTGCGCCCAGCGTTCCAGCGGCCCGCAAGCTGGTGGACGGTGCTCTCGACAGTGGCCGGGCCACCGAGCATTTCAGCAAGATGGTTTCGGCCCTTGGCGGCCCAACCGATTTCGTCACACAGATGGACAAGCACCTCACGCCGGCGCCAATCGTCCGCGACGTGTTCGCCCCGGGGCAGGGGACAATCACGGTCATCGATACCCGTGGTGTCGGTATGGCCGTCGTTGCGCTCGGTGGCGGCCGCACTATGCCGACCGATGCCATCGACCACACGGTTGGCTTCGATCGCCTCGCAGGCCTCGGTGCCAAAGTTGATGCCAGAACGCCTATCGCCCGCATCCATGCGCGCGACGAGGCCTCGGCGGCGGACGCCGAAGCCCGCCTAAAATCCGCCTACCGGCTGGGTGACAGCGCTCCGCTGTTTCCACTGATCGCGGACCGCGTGATGCCGACCCAGTAACCAACCACGGCGTCATTCCCGTGAAAGCGGGCCCCCCCTTGCAAACAGGAGGGAGATTCCCGCTTTCACGGGAATGACGCAGAGCCAAGAAACGAGGATCAACCCATGCCCCGCGCCATTCTCTGCATTCTCGACAGCGTCGGCATCGGCGGAGCACCCGACGCCGACAAATACGGCGATGTCGGCTCCAACACCTTCGGCCACATCGCCGAATGGGCCGCAGCAGGCAAGGCGGATCGCGCTGGCCTGCGCACTGGCCCGCTCAACGTCCCCAATATGGACGCGCTGGGTATCGGTGCCGCCATCCAGCTTTCGACCGGCACCCTGCCACCAGGCCTGTCCGCCGCCGCCAAGGGCGGCCGCTTCGGGGTTGGTCGCGAAGTCAGCAAGGGCAAGGACACGCCATCCGGTCATTGGGAAATCGCCGGGGTACCGGTGCCCTTCGACTGGGGCTATTTCCCGCAGAACGAGCCGACCTTTCCACCCGATCTGATCGCCGAATTCATTGCTCGCGCCAAGCTCCCCGGCATTCTGG
Encoded proteins:
- a CDS encoding aldehyde dehydrogenase family protein, coding for MNKIAQIFQSLDYGPAPEGPEQANAWLDSHGRKFGHFIDGEWTAPGKTFSSDNPANGKSLAQVTDGTAEDVDKAVKAARAAFKGWSALSGYERGKYLYAIARAIQKHSRLFAVLETMDNGKPIRESRDIDIPLVARHFYHHAGWAQHLSREFPDAVPYGVCGQIIPWNFPLLMLAWKIAPALAAGNTVILKPAEFTSLTALLFAEICQRIGLPKGVVNIVTGEGDTGSAIVNHPDINKIAFTGSTEVGKIIRAATAGSGKGLSLELGGKSPYIVFEDADIDSAIEGLVDAIWFNQGQVCCAGSRLLVQESVEERFIAKLKTRMASLRVGDPLDKSVDIGALVAPVQVERIRDLMKRGTKEGAIIYEPDGDLPGGGCFLKPALVTNVSPANTLVAEEIFGPVLVAMSFRTPEEAVALANNTKYGLAATIWSENINLALDIAPKIKAGVVWINGTNNFDAAVGFGGYKESGFGREGGREGMAAYLKPAWEKDLKPAPAPKLPSAKAANPLDAGQLDQTAKMYIGGKQARPDSGYSRAVLGAGGKPIGEVGEGNRKDIRNAVEAARAALGWSTTSAHTRAQILYFLAENLDYRRDEFAARLKAQTGEDGAAEVALSVERLFAFAGWADKYDGAVHNPPLRAVAAAMIEPLGVMGIVAPSARPLLGSIALLAPALAMGNTVVLVPSSQSPLSITDLYQVMETSDVPSGVVNIVTGDSVTLAKTLAEHDGVDALWFAGSAEASTMVEKASITNVKQTWTTRGLNYDLADRRFEGDYFLAKATQVKNVWIPYGA
- a CDS encoding FUSC family protein, which encodes MEELSRVDPDEDPYLALRTALAVAICLLLGEPLGITQPMLPMVMAMSIMSNQRGALSVRTFATPVILPVLAIVTSWIAALTVNEPLIFVVVNVGLAIAGLALMLFRGSRVGMMLTIFPLMMAMSALYSDYALVAIRDSMVMGGLALGISVVALNILFPPQTSRVHIEMVTPLATDRPMTALLIRVAVYVPVLMFVYASGDMNMMIIPIMLLFVVAEPDHGSRMNQVVDRGGGTLVGAFIAAAVLAIYSLVPQMLVMVLLLASVTYWLIDKMTTGARRPLLYQYICSTALVMVLSATQGGRDALEVVLQRVVMTSSTMIGGIILLALLEAIFLPRQEDSPVLAA
- a CDS encoding HlyD family secretion protein, whose product is MAQVKAMIAAKDGTTAQSNASALESNMTVLDSAATALESNVAVLERVEAAPQAPAPEPALLEPTAATEPVADAAKPNPSRRRAGRIALLMLVGLGAAIAWYPLSDHHAPYSGGASIIADVTQISARVPGQVAKVSISDNAAVKAGDTLFQIDPTTYEMDVEQAQAQLAQVLNSAGSSFAAIPAAEAKLQQAQIALNTANDDLDRAQQLFDKGLVPPAKLSLAESNQQSSALNVRAASAEVDRLRMAAGAEGEDNPNVRAARAAVAKAEFALASTTIVAPTDGYVSNLSLTEGQFVGAGTAAMTFINPASQMVIADFRENQLINVEPGDKAIVTFEAAPGRQFPATVESIAWGISSGRVSANGLSQPTTDTRWFPPARKIPVRVVLDDFESLPANVRLGSEAGVLVIPEDGIIPAIAQTMLGIGGILAGFN
- a CDS encoding MarR family winged helix-turn-helix transcriptional regulator, with product MTPGLDELIRDLSSEVGQLYRWVAEQAGLNQTDLFALYFIRSAEGSATPKRLGEHLGLTSGATAILLNRLEARELIRRTPHPTDRRGVLLSLGPAAAKHEFLSLRQRLIGLNADIIAELSPDEAAIVRRFISRMLSNTRDSLRQFRVNGFVAAAEDEDAKQ
- the deoA gene encoding thymidine phosphorylase — its product is MLPQEIIARKRDGLPLSSADISSFISGFAEGTVSPVQAAAFAMAVYFRDMTMPERVALTVAMRDSGTVLDWSDLDGPVADKHSTGGVGDNVSLMLAPILAAVGIYVPMISGRGLGHTGGTLDKFDAIPGYTTSPDNALFRKVVKEAGCAIIGQTADLAPADKTLYAIRDVTATVESIPLITASILSKKLAAGLGALILDVKTGSGAFMPTLEKSRDLARSLVDVANGAGLPTSALITDMNEPLASAAGNGLEVRNAVDFLTGKHQDARLREVTLALCAEIAAMTGIAPSVPAARKLVDGALDSGRATEHFSKMVSALGGPTDFVTQMDKHLTPAPIVRDVFAPGQGTITVIDTRGVGMAVVALGGGRTMPTDAIDHTVGFDRLAGLGAKVDARTPIARIHARDEASAADAEARLKSAYRLGDSAPLFPLIADRVMPTQ